The Winogradskyella schleiferi genome has a window encoding:
- a CDS encoding UDP-N-acetylmuramoyl-tripeptide--D-alanyl-D-alanine ligase, translating into MKIEDIYQKFKICSAVSTDTRKLQQDCMYFALKGDNFDGNKFAQKAFDGGAKYCVIDAIEAAINPNCILVDDVLTTLQQLATFHRNAINIPIISLTGSNGKTTTKELINTVLASTYNVKSTVGNLNNHIGVPLTLLSFSEKLDFGIVEMGANHQKEIEFLSGIAQPDYGLITNFGKAHLEGFGSIEGVVKGKSELYDYLKAHQKTAFINTDDEKQMIQIGDYANVNKFGTHLDNDCVVKFDSANPYVTIIYDGIKIESQLIGDYNYGNIAVAVAIGTYFDVTSQNIKKAIESYQPANNRSEIIEKGSTKIILDAYNANPTSMLAALQNLKQLKAENKYLFLGDMFELGADAEKEHQEIVDVIQRDFETHIYIIGKNFYKTNSKESTHKFSSFEDLKPILKEVNLNNATVLIKGSRGMALERILDFI; encoded by the coding sequence ATGAAAATAGAGGATATATATCAAAAATTTAAAATTTGTTCGGCAGTTTCAACAGACACAAGAAAACTGCAACAAGATTGCATGTATTTTGCTCTTAAAGGTGATAATTTTGATGGTAATAAATTTGCACAAAAAGCTTTTGATGGCGGAGCAAAATATTGTGTTATTGATGCTATAGAAGCTGCCATTAACCCTAATTGTATTTTAGTTGATGATGTATTGACCACACTTCAACAACTGGCGACTTTTCATAGAAATGCTATTAACATCCCAATTATTTCTTTAACAGGCAGTAATGGAAAAACGACCACAAAAGAACTTATTAATACGGTTTTAGCTTCAACTTACAATGTAAAATCTACCGTTGGCAACTTAAATAATCATATAGGTGTGCCATTGACCTTATTGAGCTTTAGTGAAAAATTAGACTTCGGTATTGTTGAAATGGGTGCTAACCACCAGAAAGAAATTGAATTTTTAAGTGGTATTGCACAACCAGATTACGGTCTAATTACCAATTTTGGAAAAGCGCATTTGGAAGGTTTTGGAAGTATTGAAGGTGTGGTAAAAGGAAAATCGGAATTATATGACTATTTAAAAGCACATCAAAAAACAGCTTTTATCAATACTGACGACGAAAAGCAAATGATCCAAATTGGAGATTACGCCAATGTCAATAAATTTGGAACGCATTTGGACAACGATTGTGTAGTAAAATTTGATAGTGCGAATCCGTATGTGACCATAATTTATGATGGTATTAAAATTGAAAGTCAGCTTATCGGTGACTACAACTATGGAAATATTGCCGTAGCAGTGGCTATTGGAACGTATTTTGATGTTACTTCTCAAAATATAAAAAAAGCCATTGAAAGCTATCAACCAGCTAATAACCGGTCTGAAATTATAGAAAAAGGCAGTACCAAGATTATTCTCGATGCTTACAATGCCAACCCAACAAGTATGTTGGCAGCACTCCAAAATCTTAAACAATTAAAAGCTGAAAACAAATATTTATTTCTTGGAGACATGTTTGAATTAGGTGCCGACGCTGAAAAAGAACATCAGGAGATCGTAGATGTTATACAACGTGATTTTGAAACTCATATTTATATCATCGGAAAGAATTTTTACAAAACCAACAGCAAAGAATCCACTCATAAGTTTTCTAGTTTTGAGGATTTAAAACCTATTTTAAAGGAGGTTAACCTTAATAATGCTACGGTTCTAATTAAAGGCTCGCGCGGCATGGCTTTGGAGCGTATTTTAGACTTTATTTAG
- a CDS encoding bifunctional folylpolyglutamate synthase/dihydrofolate synthase yields MNYLDTVNWMFQQLPMYQNKGNSAFKKDLTNTVNLAKHLNHPEGKFKSIHVAGTNGKGSTSHMLASVLQEAGYKIGLYTSPHLKDFRERIRINGNVITKQAVIGFIKQNKTFLETNQLSFFEMTVGMAFDYFAKQKVDVAVIEVGLGGRLDSTNIITPELSIITNIGFDHVQMLGDTLQKIAGEKAGIIKKNIPVVIGETQPETEKVFRNKAQETQSDIYFADEMIKDILESDLKGAYQIHNIKTVLQSVNILRTKGFKISNKALKTGLLNVVKNTGLQGRWQILSNEPKIICDTAHNKEGLSYVLNQIKNETYNQLHIVFGVVNDKDLGSIIPMLPKEAIYYFCKPNVQRGLEAETLRLAFENHQLSGASFYSVSEALSQAKSNAKLNDLIYVGGSTFVVAEVI; encoded by the coding sequence ATGAATTATTTAGATACCGTTAATTGGATGTTTCAACAGCTTCCAATGTATCAGAATAAAGGCAACTCCGCTTTTAAAAAGGACTTAACCAATACCGTAAATTTAGCGAAACACCTCAATCATCCTGAAGGTAAATTCAAATCCATTCATGTTGCTGGCACCAATGGAAAAGGCTCTACAAGCCACATGTTGGCTTCTGTATTGCAAGAAGCAGGTTATAAAATTGGGCTATATACCTCACCACACTTAAAAGATTTCAGGGAACGCATTCGCATTAATGGAAACGTCATAACTAAGCAAGCTGTTATTGGTTTCATCAAACAAAATAAAACGTTTTTAGAAACCAATCAATTGTCGTTTTTTGAAATGACCGTTGGTATGGCATTCGATTATTTTGCAAAACAAAAGGTGGATGTTGCTGTGATTGAAGTCGGTTTGGGAGGACGATTGGATTCTACGAATATCATTACACCAGAGTTATCAATTATTACAAATATTGGTTTCGACCACGTTCAAATGTTAGGCGATACGCTTCAGAAGATTGCTGGAGAAAAAGCAGGAATCATTAAAAAGAATATTCCGGTTGTCATTGGGGAAACACAACCTGAAACTGAAAAGGTCTTTCGAAACAAAGCACAAGAAACACAATCTGATATTTATTTTGCAGATGAAATGATAAAGGACATATTGGAAAGTGACCTAAAAGGAGCTTATCAAATACATAATATTAAAACTGTTTTGCAATCCGTAAATATCTTAAGGACTAAAGGCTTTAAAATTTCAAATAAAGCCTTAAAAACTGGACTTTTAAATGTGGTGAAAAATACAGGTTTACAAGGACGATGGCAGATTCTGAGTAACGAACCTAAGATTATCTGCGATACAGCGCATAACAAGGAGGGCTTAAGTTATGTGTTGAATCAAATTAAAAATGAAACCTATAATCAGCTTCATATCGTTTTTGGAGTTGTAAATGATAAGGATTTAGGTTCAATAATTCCCATGCTTCCTAAAGAGGCTATTTATTATTTCTGTAAACCAAATGTACAACGTGGATTGGAGGCGGAAACATTAAGGCTTGCATTCGAAAATCATCAATTATCAGGAGCATCTTTCTATAGTGTTTCTGAAGCTTTATCCCAAGCAAAATCCAATGCAAAGCTTAACGATTTAATCTATGTTGGAGGCAGTACTTTTGTCGTGGCAGAAGTCATTTAA
- a CDS encoding VOC family protein — MKIQAYLSFRGNCQEALDYYSELFDAEIINRQTYEDKKIDVPSSYRNKLQHAELKGKNMHFMAYDVSPDTPLNNGNQIHMSIAVTDNTEGKNLFESLSKGGQIHHNYREREWGYFGRCTDKYGIGWMVNYNQ, encoded by the coding sequence ATGAAAATACAAGCCTATTTATCGTTTAGAGGAAACTGTCAAGAAGCATTAGATTATTATAGTGAATTGTTTGATGCTGAAATAATAAATCGACAAACCTATGAAGATAAAAAAATAGATGTTCCTTCCTCTTATAGAAATAAATTACAACATGCCGAACTGAAAGGAAAAAATATGCACTTTATGGCATATGATGTTTCGCCAGATACACCTCTCAATAACGGAAATCAAATCCATATGAGTATTGCCGTAACTGATAATACAGAAGGCAAAAATTTGTTCGAATCCTTATCAAAAGGAGGCCAAATACATCATAATTATAGAGAAAGAGAATGGGGTTATTTTGGGCGTTGTACAGATAAATACGGCATTGGATGGATGGTAAATTATAATCAATAA
- a CDS encoding GIY-YIG nuclease family protein, translated as MKFYTYILFSEQLNRYYVGSTIEVDGRLERHLSSKKGYTAKAKDWEIKYYETYNTRSEAVKSELQIKKWKSRNMIQKLINGVQ; from the coding sequence ATGAAATTTTACACATATATTTTATTTTCAGAGCAACTAAACAGATATTATGTTGGGTCAACCATTGAAGTAGATGGTAGATTGGAACGACATTTATCGAGTAAGAAGGGGTATACTGCCAAAGCCAAGGATTGGGAAATAAAATATTATGAGACTTACAATACTCGATCAGAAGCTGTAAAAAGTGAGTTGCAAATTAAAAAATGGAAAAGTCGTAATATGATTCAAAAGCTCATTAATGGTGTGCAATAA